The genomic interval GATATCGTAAAACGGTAGCGGGTTTTATTTGGGTTCTTTTGAATCCAATTATCATGTTTGGGGCCCAAAGCCTTGCTTTCAAGAAGTTCTTGAAACTATCAATACCTAATTATCATCTTTTTTTAACTAGTAATCTGATCCCTTGGATCTTCTTAATTACTAATTTACAGATGTGTACTTCGATTTTTGAAGAAAAAAGAATGATTATCAAATCTTTTAAGGTTAATCCATTAGTCTTTCTATTTGCTCAAATATTTGATAATTTTTTCAATTTTACATGTACCTTTCTGTTGTTACTTCTTCCTTTGCTCTGGGGGAGTGGTCTTAATACTACTGGAATTTTACATCTTATTATTGCTCTGCCACTACTTTTTGTTATAAGTGGTATTATTTCAAGCTTGTCAGCATTTTTACAGGTTTTTTATAAAGATGTGAGATTTGTCGTTCAGTTTTTAACAAGTGTTATATTCTTTGTAACTCCTGTTTTTTACCCTATTGAGTATGTGCCGATTGAGTATCGATCCTTAATTGAGTTGAATATTTTTTATATTGCAATTAAACCTATAAATATATGCCTGTATAATTTTGACATGCAAATTTTTTGGCTAGCAATTGGAAAATTAGTTGTTGTGATTAGTGGCCTACTACTTGTGTCTTACTATACTTGGAGAAGCAAAAGAAATGAATTCTATCTCTACCTCTGATAAGTTAGTCGATATTCAAGACTTAGATGTTTACTACGAGTATGATGAATATCTATCATTTAACCTTAGAGACCGATTTGTTAATATTGTAAAAAGTCCTATGACGCAAATATTTAACAAGAAAAAAATCAACAAAGTATTAATTGATTTCGATCTAACTGTTAGCAAAGGTGATAGAGTAGGAATTTTGGGGGTCAACGGAGCAGGAAAGACGACTCTGTGTCGTGCTATTTGTGGAATGTACTACCCTAATAAAGGAAAAATCTCTGTTACAAAAAATATTCGTGCCATTTTTGATACTTCTGTTGGAATAGTTCCAGAACTTACAGGACGAGAGAATGCACGTTTATTATCTCTTCTAATCTATCCAGACTCTACGAGCCAGGAACGTGCAAAATATGTAGATGATGCCATTCAATTTAGTGAGTTAGGTGAGTTTATTGATACTCCCTTTCAGTCTTATAGTAAAGGAATGCAAGCACGCCTATGTTTATCTTTAGTATCATGCAAAGAAAGTGATTTACTGATTCTTGATGAAGTATATGATGGAGCAGATGAGTTTTTTCAAGAAAAAATCGCGAATAGAGTACTTGGAATGATTGATAAATCTGGTGGAGTACTTTTTGTTTCCCACTCTGTAGATAATATCAGAAAATCATGTAATAGGGTTATTGTTTTAGATAAATGTTCAAAGGTATTTGACGGAAACGTGGAAGATGGAATTAATTTCTATCAAGGATTATATCGAAAGAATAATGGATAAAAACGAATTTCAAATATTAAAAGAAGAGATTAAATTGAAGAATCTTGAAGTCGATATCATATCGGATTCAATGGGCCCGTATATTAAAGTAGGACAAGCTGTAGAAGTCACAAGAGTAGATGATGAATTCTTGAAGCCTTTTGACATTATCATTTTTAGAGGTGTAAATAACAAGTTGATTTGTCATTTTATTCTTAAAGTGATTGATGATTATATTATTACTTGTTCTACGAAGAATATAAAGAATAGAGACCTTCCAATTCTAAAAGATAATCTACTAGGTAAAGTTGTTGGAATAGAACTTCCATTTTTCATCAAACTAAAAGTTTTTTTCTATTACCTTTTCTCTTAATTTGAAGAGTGGTGCTTGATCAATAACTCTGTATTAATAGACTCACAATGATTATAGAATTCTACCAATTCAGGAAAAGTTTTTTTGAAGTTTGTCCCTCTTCGTGTATCTAGCTGATCTATGAATAAGAAAAAATCTGCTTTTGAAACATCTTTATTATAGTCAGCCGTTATCTCCGGACCATCTTTTAAGAAGTCCATCAGTCGCTTGAATTTGATCATTTCGAAATTACAGAAACCATGCTTAAGGGTATTATCTTTATCGATATTAAAACTCTTTATGTACTCAAGAGTCTCTTCTAACTTTTGATAAAAGCTTACTGGTAGTAATGAAATATTTAGGAATCCTGGGTATCTCAATATATTAAAATCAATAATTATTGGTAGAGCTTGAAACTCACTACTATATTTAATTTTAAGCTCGTGCATCTCTCTAACAAAGGAATCGATAGTTGTGATAGAGAAAATATTGGCCGTGAACATTATCGAAACTTGAATGCCTGGTAATTGTATTAGCATCTTTTCCAGATTTTTCTTCCATATTTCATAATTTAATCCCGTTCGACCATATTCTGCTGCCTCGCCAGAACCATCAACGCTAGTAAAGATCGAAATTTTCTTTACAAAATTTTTGTCGTTAATGATTTGTAA from Bacteriovorax sp. Seq25_V carries:
- a CDS encoding ABC transporter ATP-binding protein produces the protein MNSISTSDKLVDIQDLDVYYEYDEYLSFNLRDRFVNIVKSPMTQIFNKKKINKVLIDFDLTVSKGDRVGILGVNGAGKTTLCRAICGMYYPNKGKISVTKNIRAIFDTSVGIVPELTGRENARLLSLLIYPDSTSQERAKYVDDAIQFSELGEFIDTPFQSYSKGMQARLCLSLVSCKESDLLILDEVYDGADEFFQEKIANRVLGMIDKSGGVLFVSHSVDNIRKSCNRVIVLDKCSKVFDGNVEDGINFYQGLYRKNNG
- a CDS encoding ABC transporter permease produces the protein MILLYGIIFTYIMRIFFLFLVRLAAEDTFITLLQQTFEITISMMKARYRKTVAGFIWVLLNPIIMFGAQSLAFKKFLKLSIPNYHLFLTSNLIPWIFLITNLQMCTSIFEEKRMIIKSFKVNPLVFLFAQIFDNFFNFTCTFLLLLLPLLWGSGLNTTGILHLIIALPLLFVISGIISSLSAFLQVFYKDVRFVVQFLTSVIFFVTPVFYPIEYVPIEYRSLIELNIFYIAIKPINICLYNFDMQIFWLAIGKLVVVISGLLLVSYYTWRSKRNEFYLYL